The following coding sequences are from one Lipingzhangella halophila window:
- a CDS encoding GOLPH3/VPS74 family protein, producing the protein MHQPTITQELLLLCHGPLAGRPLVDGTRMACGVAGAMVTELALGGRISIEDDRITAPQGAAATGDPSLDALLGRIATEKRPRPVKWWVQKTQSGGLRNEALRSAVGAGLLRHEQWRLLGIFPANDYYPTDPQQREDLRQRMAAALGWQGGHGDHRAVALLALCDAVGAGSKLFPDLTGRERRKLVKQAAQNDQIGRAVASVIRSIQAGTSGAAAAAAGGGGDGGGGGGC; encoded by the coding sequence ATGCACCAGCCGACCATCACCCAGGAGTTGCTTCTGCTCTGCCACGGGCCCCTCGCCGGCCGGCCACTTGTCGACGGCACCCGCATGGCCTGCGGCGTGGCGGGAGCGATGGTCACCGAGCTCGCGTTGGGCGGGCGTATCTCGATCGAGGACGACCGCATCACCGCTCCCCAGGGTGCGGCGGCCACGGGCGACCCCTCCCTCGACGCGCTCCTCGGCCGTATCGCCACCGAGAAACGCCCCCGCCCGGTGAAGTGGTGGGTGCAGAAGACCCAGTCCGGCGGGCTGCGCAACGAGGCGCTGCGTTCGGCGGTCGGCGCGGGCCTGCTGCGCCACGAGCAGTGGCGCCTCCTGGGGATCTTTCCCGCGAACGACTACTACCCGACCGACCCCCAGCAACGTGAGGACCTGCGGCAGCGGATGGCCGCCGCCCTGGGGTGGCAGGGTGGCCACGGCGACCACCGCGCGGTCGCGCTGCTGGCACTCTGCGACGCGGTGGGGGCCGGCTCCAAGCTGTTCCCCGATCTCACCGGTAGAGAGCGCCGGAAACTGGTGAAACAGGCGGCCCAGAACGACCAGATCGGCCGCGCGGTCGCCTCGGTCATACGGTCCATCCAGGCGGGCACCTCGGGAGCGGCGGCCGCGGCCGCAGGGGGAGGAGGCGACGGCGGCGGGGGTGGGGGCTGCTGA